From Oceanispirochaeta sp., one genomic window encodes:
- a CDS encoding DMT family transporter, producing MRNHKNTGILQAFMAFSLGGSTVVAAKLLTGRIPLFLCCFLSMATGLLILIPLQLKEWQVLKSLTKKEIGNIFLQGFSGMLLFRVFTILGLQYTSAASAGLITSSGPAVMALLSMFFLKEKPGNNKILALVLTILSLILINTSSGESIRFSYRGNGLILLAVLCECGMTLIRKSHGRSIPALTNTTVLVLACLLISFPMALWELSIFPLSMLAPRDWIVLLYYGLFPTAAGYLLWASGVMKIPGSMAGVTMAAAPLSALVLSVLILKERLQIRHWISGILVVAALLLGNRESGTLKKRLL from the coding sequence TTGAGGAATCATAAAAATACAGGAATATTGCAGGCTTTCATGGCCTTTTCTCTGGGAGGAAGCACTGTGGTGGCTGCAAAGCTTCTCACAGGAAGGATTCCCCTGTTCCTATGCTGTTTTTTGAGCATGGCCACAGGATTATTAATACTGATACCGCTTCAACTGAAGGAATGGCAGGTACTGAAGTCCCTGACAAAAAAGGAAATTGGAAATATATTCCTTCAGGGATTCTCCGGCATGCTTTTATTCAGGGTTTTCACAATCCTGGGGCTTCAATATACATCGGCTGCCAGTGCCGGTCTCATCACAAGTTCCGGACCAGCCGTCATGGCTCTGCTCTCCATGTTCTTCCTGAAGGAAAAACCAGGGAATAATAAAATTTTGGCCCTTGTTCTGACGATTCTCAGCCTTATTCTGATCAATACAAGCAGTGGAGAGAGTATCCGATTTTCTTATAGGGGGAATGGTCTGATCCTGCTGGCAGTGCTCTGTGAATGCGGCATGACATTAATCCGAAAATCACATGGGAGATCGATTCCGGCCTTAACAAATACCACGGTTCTTGTACTGGCCTGCCTGCTTATCAGCTTTCCCATGGCCTTGTGGGAGCTGAGCATTTTCCCCCTTTCCATGCTGGCCCCCCGTGACTGGATAGTTCTCCTCTATTATGGGTTATTCCCCACGGCGGCAGGCTATCTTCTCTGGGCTTCGGGAGTGATGAAGATTCCCGGCAGCATGGCCGGAGTCACCATGGCTGCGGCTCCCCTGTCGGCCCTGGTGCTGTCTGTACTCATCCTGAAGGAACGCCTGCAGATCCGCCATTGGATCAGTGGGATTCTAGTGGTCGCGGCCCTCCTTCTGGGGAACCGTGAATCAGGGACTCTTAAGAAACGTCTTCTTTAA
- a CDS encoding 2-oxo acid dehydrogenase subunit E2, whose translation SVGVDAPFHHLFEWGNNGLFAAIGKIKRVYSMNKEGQIISRSVVKVTYTLDDRISEGIYCARAIDILKKLVETPSLLETPPELSQEILDELNLKPLQENREDGFV comes from the coding sequence AGTGTCGGGGTGGATGCACCTTTCCACCACCTTTTTGAGTGGGGTAATAACGGACTCTTTGCCGCCATTGGAAAGATCAAAAGGGTCTATTCCATGAACAAGGAAGGTCAAATCATCAGCCGGAGTGTCGTCAAGGTGACCTATACCCTGGATGACCGCATCTCTGAGGGAATCTACTGTGCCAGAGCCATCGATATACTCAAAAAACTTGTGGAAACACCCTCTCTTCTGGAAACCCCTCCTGAATTGAGTCAGGAAATTCTGGATGAACTGAATCTTAAACCCCTGCAGGAGAACAGGGAGGACGGCTTTGTTTGA